In Brevibacillus marinus, the genomic window CCGAGGCTGCCTATGCGTGCTACCAAGTTGGCGTTTCCATCGTCCATGTTCACGCCCGCCAGGCAGATGGCACACCAACCCAGGATTTTGCGGTATATAAAGAAATCAAGGAACGAATCGAGGAAAAGTGTAATGTGATTTTTCAACCGTCGACCGGGGGATCGATCTGGCATACCTTTGAAGAGAGAATGCAGCCCTTGCTGCTGAACCCGGAGATGGCCACCTTTGACGCGGGTACCTGCAATTTTGGCGACGGCGTCTTTATGAATCCCCCCGCTTTTCTGGAAAAATTGGCCAAGGAGATGTTGGCGCGCAAGATCAAACCGGAGATTGAAGTGTTTGAGCGGGGGATGATTGAAAACGCACTGCGGCTGGTACGAGCGGGCTTGCTCCAAGAGCCGCTGCACTTCGACCTGGTCCTCGGGGTGCCGGGAGCCATGCCGGGCGGGATCGAGAATTTGCTGTATCTGGTCAGCTGTCTCCCGCCCGGCAGCACCTGGACGGTCGCGGGAATTGGCCGATGGCAGCTGCCGCTGGCCGTGCACGCGATTGCGATGGGAGGACATGTGCGGATCGGGTTTGAGGACAACATCTATTACCAGAAAGGCGTGCTGGCCACGTCCAATGCCCAGCTGGCCGAACGGATCGTCCGCATCGCCCAAGAGGTGGGGCGGGAGATTGCCACGCCCGATGAAGCGCGTGAGATATTGGGCATTCCCCGCAAACGGGAAAACACCAGCGCATGACCGTTTCAAAAAACTCACCGGCCCTTGTTGTTGCCAATAAGCAATGGCAAGGGCTTTTTGTATGGGCGAACGTTTGTTGTCGGCCATGCCTCCTGATCCCGTTCCTGATCCAAATCACCCGGCAGAATATGCGCCAGAAGCGGGCTTACGCGTTGGACGAAGCGTGGCGGCGACTGCCTGAAAAATTTGCAGGTAAAAAGTTGTAACTTTTCCCCCCCACTTTTACGTATATAGGGTGAACAACAAACAGGAGGTATGGAGCATGAACATGAAAAAGACCTGTGCCACCCTTATCGCCGCAAGTTTGCTGGCATCCGTCCCCGCGTGGGCCATGGCGCAGTCGGCTGTCGCAGCAAATGACAAGCCCGTCTCACTGCAGTCGGACGTAAACCAAATGACCCAGCAGGCATTGAACGAGTTAAGCAAACTGGTACCGGAGTTGAAGGACTTCCCGGCCATCAGCATCAGCACGGACGAAAACGACGGGGATGAGGCCGTCATTTTCATTCATTTACATAAGAATGAACAACAAAAATATCCGTACGCCACTATCGAGGTAGACCGGAAATACGGGGACATTGTCGGTTTTTACATCAAGCGGGAAAATGAGAGCGATAACACGTTCGCAGACAAGGAGAAGGCTGTACAAAGCGCGACATCCTTCCTGGAGCAGCTGCTGAAAGAGGAGGCCAAGCAGTACCACGTGTCTGACAAGTCCTACGGCCAAAACGGCGCGATCTTTTTTGAGCGGAAGATCAATGGCGTCAGCCTGTTGGGCGGCGGCATTTCCGTCTTTCTTGACGAGGAGGCAAACGTAACCGGGTTTCACAAAAACATCTAAGGTCATTACTTCAAAGATTTGAGCCTCTTCCCCGAGCCGAAGGATTTGATTGGCGAGCAGGCAGCTATCCAAGTGATGGGAGAAAGTCTCCGACTGGTATATATGGAAGGCCAGGAGGCGCAAACAGGGCCTATCCTCAAATACGTCCCGGAAATGCCTGGCTACGTGGACGCCAAGACCGGGAAGGTGATTCCGGGCGGCGTCGAAAACAAGTACTCCGCTCCGATCAAGGTAACGCCAGGAGACAGACAGCTTGCCGCGCGAACGAAGGAAGAAGCGGCTGCGGTTCTGAAAAGCGAGCTCGCCGTTGATGTCGCCAATGCCGAATACAAGGAAGAAAGCAAGGCCGGTTTCCGGAGGTTCCAGTGGATCCATCAGGATAAAACAACCATGTACGTGTATGCGGACGAATGGACGGGACGTGTCAGTCAATTTGGCGTTCACAGCGTTCAGGGAGGAGAGCCGCGCATCACCCGGGATGAAGCGGCACAGAAGGCCGTCTCCTTCCTCGAACAATACCTGGACAAGAGCATCACGGAGATTCACGTATCGGAGTCGGACAGCGCACCGGGATTGAGCAGGCTGGAGAGCTTCTACATTCACAAGTCCCATCAGGGTATCCCGGTGGAAGATCATTCCTATCGGGTAACCGTGGACATGACCAACGGAAACGTTACGGAAGTAGCCGGACCGTTTGAGCGCGAGCAGGTATCTCTCCCGGACAGCTCGCAAGCGGTACCTAAAGCGGAAGCAGTCAAGGAGTTCGTCAACACCCATTCCGCCAAGCTGTACTACTATTCGTTTGATGAAAATGGCGGGAGAGCGGATACTCCGAGGATTGTCTACTCGATTGAAGCACAAAAACCTGGTTACATCGACGCGTTGACAGGTGAAACAGTCGGGGAGAAGGAAGAAGCGGAGAAAAAATCGTCGTCCGGATGAAAATTGGTGAATGGCCTTTTTTCCGGACGCTGATAACGAAGCGGCCCCCCTTCAACGGAAGGGGGGTAGGAGAGGAGGAAACCCCGTTTGCCGGACGACATTGAACAAAGGATCGGGGAAATCTACCGTTCCCATTACCGCGATGTGTACCACTTTATGCTGTACTTTACGGGCAATCAAAATGATGCCGAAGACTTGACACAAGATGTGTTTATGCGACTGCTTCGCTCGCTGTCTACCTACGACTGTACAAAAGCAGGGCTGAAAACCTGGATTCTTTCTGTGGCGAAAAACGTCGCAGTTGATCATTACCGCAAAAGAAAGCTTTCTCTGCTGTTCACGGAAAAAGGT contains:
- a CDS encoding 3-keto-5-aminohexanoate cleavage protein gives rise to the protein MEKLIITAALTGGEVTREQQPYLPITPAEIAEAAYACYQVGVSIVHVHARQADGTPTQDFAVYKEIKERIEEKCNVIFQPSTGGSIWHTFEERMQPLLLNPEMATFDAGTCNFGDGVFMNPPAFLEKLAKEMLARKIKPEIEVFERGMIENALRLVRAGLLQEPLHFDLVLGVPGAMPGGIENLLYLVSCLPPGSTWTVAGIGRWQLPLAVHAIAMGGHVRIGFEDNIYYQKGVLATSNAQLAERIVRIAQEVGREIATPDEAREILGIPRKRENTSA
- a CDS encoding YcdB/YcdC domain-containing protein gives rise to the protein MGESLRLVYMEGQEAQTGPILKYVPEMPGYVDAKTGKVIPGGVENKYSAPIKVTPGDRQLAARTKEEAAAVLKSELAVDVANAEYKEESKAGFRRFQWIHQDKTTMYVYADEWTGRVSQFGVHSVQGGEPRITRDEAAQKAVSFLEQYLDKSITEIHVSESDSAPGLSRLESFYIHKSHQGIPVEDHSYRVTVDMTNGNVTEVAGPFEREQVSLPDSSQAVPKAEAVKEFVNTHSAKLYYYSFDENGGRADTPRIVYSIEAQKPGYIDALTGETVGEKEEAEKKSSSG
- a CDS encoding YcdB/YcdC domain-containing protein; its protein translation is MNMKKTCATLIAASLLASVPAWAMAQSAVAANDKPVSLQSDVNQMTQQALNELSKLVPELKDFPAISISTDENDGDEAVIFIHLHKNEQQKYPYATIEVDRKYGDIVGFYIKRENESDNTFADKEKAVQSATSFLEQLLKEEAKQYHVSDKSYGQNGAIFFERKINGVSLLGGGISVFLDEEANVTGFHKNI